The Erigeron canadensis isolate Cc75 chromosome 4, C_canadensis_v1, whole genome shotgun sequence genome window below encodes:
- the LOC122597984 gene encoding IAA-amino acid hydrolase ILR1-like 4 has translation MDFSKWAFLIFVIFIFKPQISSGVSEISKEFLNLAKKDEVFDWMVGIRRKIHENPELGYEEIETSKVIRQELDKLGIEYKYPVAVTGVVGYIGSGQPPFVAIRADMDALPMQEMVEWEHKSKIPGKMHACGHDAHVTMLLGAAKILKEHSHLLKGTVVLIFQPAEEGGGGAIHVVDSGILENVKAIFGLHVYAELPLGQSSSRSGTLLAGSGFFEAVITGKGGHAAIPQHSIDPILAASNVVVSLQHLVSREADPLDSQVVTVAKFQGGGAFNVIPDSVTIGGTFRAFSKESFMQLKQRIEEVIVGQATVQRCNATVEFSSKDKPFFPATINDNGLHMHFQKVARDLLGPSNVLNMLPLMGSEDFSVYQEVIPGYFYFLGMKSESNKKPASAHSPFFEINEDVLPFGAAMHASLVVNYLNEIQETQLDEKHHDEL, from the exons ATGGATTTTTCCAAATGGGCTTTTTTAATCTTtgtaatttttatctttaaaccCCAAATCTCAAGTGGGGTTAGTGAGATTTCAAAGGAATTTCTAAATCTTGCTAAAAAAgatgaagtttttgattggATGGTTGGGATTAGAAGAAAGATACATGAGAATCCTGAACTGGGTTATGAAGAAATTGAGACAAGTAAAGTAATAAGACAAGAATTAGATAAATTAGGTATTGAATATAAGTACCCAGTTGCAGTTACAGGGGTTGTTGGTTATATAGGATCTGGTCAACCTCCTTTTGTTGCTATTAGAGCTGATATGGATGCTCTGCCCATGCAG GAAATGGTGGAATGGGAACACAAGAGTAAAATTCCTGGAAAGATGCATGCTTGTGGACATGATGCGCATGTCACTATGCTTCTTGGTGCAGCCAAGATTCTTAAAGAACATAGCCATCTTTTAAAG GGGACGGTAGTTCTTATTTTCCAACCAGCTGAAGAAGGCGGTGGAGGGGCAATACACGTCGTAGATAGTGGCATTCTTGAGAACGTTAAAGCTATATTTGGTTTACATGTATATGCAGAGTTACCTTTAGGTCAATCATCATCTAGATCTGGTACTCTTTTGGCTGGGAGTGGCTTCTTTGAAGCTGTCATAACTGGTAAAGGAGGTCACGCAGCCATTCCTCAGCATTCTATAGATCCCATATTAGCAGCTTCAAATGTTGTCGTTAGTTTGCAACATCTAGTCTCCCGAGAAGCTGATCCTCTTGATTCTCAG GTAGTCACTGTGGCTAAGTTTCAAGGAGGCGGCGCTTTCAATGTTATTCCAGATTCAGTGACCATTGGTGGTACCTTTCGAGCTTTTTCTAAAGAAAGTTTTATGCAACTTAAGCAACGAATCGAGGAG gTTATTGTAGGGCAAGCGACGGTACAAAGGTGTAATGCTACTGTGGAGTTCTCCTCAAAAGACAAACCTTTTTTTCCTGCCACTATAAATGACAACGGCTTGCACATGCACTTCCAGAAGGTTGCAAGGGATCTTCTTGGCCCTTCTAACGTATTAAACATGCTACCATTAATGGGATCGGAGGATTTTTCGGTTTACCAAGAGGTAATACCTGGTTATTTCTACTTTCTTGGAATGAAGAGTGAATCAAATAAAAAGCCTGCATCAGCACATTCTCCATTTTT